The Equus przewalskii isolate Varuska chromosome 5, EquPr2, whole genome shotgun sequence genome window below encodes:
- the STK16 gene encoding serine/threonine-protein kinase 16: MGHALCVCSRGTVIIDNKRYLFIQKLGEGGFSYVDLVEGLHDGHFYALKRILCHEQQDREDAQREADMHRLFHHPNILRLVAYCLKERGAKHEAWLLLPFFKRGTLWTEIERLKDKGNFLTQDQILQLLLGICRGLEAIHAKGYAHRDLKPTNILLGDEGQPVLMDLGSMNQACIHVEGSRQALALQDWAAQRCTISYRAPELFSVQSHCVIDERTDVWSLGCVLYAMMFGEGPYDMVFQKGDSVALAVQNQLNIPQSPRHSAAMRQLLASMMTVDPQQRPHIPLLLSQLEALQPSAPGQHTTQI; this comes from the exons ATGGGCCACGCGCTGTGTGTCTGCTCTCGGGGAACTGTCATCATTGACAATAAGCGCTACCTCTTCATCCAGAAACTAGGGGAGGG TGGGTTCAGCTATGTGGACCTAGTGGAGGGGTTACATGATGGACACTTCTACGCCCTGAAGCGAATCCTGTGTCACGAGCAGCAGGACCGGGAAGATGCCCAACGAGAAGCAGACATGCATCGCCTCTTCCATCACCCCAACATCCTTCGCCTTGTGGCTTATTGTCTGAAGGAGCGGGGCGCTAAACATGAGGCCTGGCTGCTGCTACCTTTCTTCAAG AGAGGTACACTATGGACTGAGATAGAACGGCTCAAGGACAAAGGTAACTTTTTGACTCAAGATCAAATCCTTCAGCTGCTGCTGGGTATCTGCAGAGGACTTGAGGCCATTCACGCCAAGGGTTATGCCCACAG GGACCTGAAGCCCACGAATATCTTGCTTGGAGATGAGGGGCAGCCGGTTTTAATGGACTTGGGTTCCATGAATCAAGCATGCATCCACGTGGAGGGCTCCCGCCAGGCTCTGGCCCTGCAG GACTGGGCAGCTCAGCGGTGCACCATCTCCTACCGGGCCCCGGAGCTCTTCTCCGTGCAGAGCCACTGTGTCATCGATGAGCGGACTGATGTCTGG TCCCTAGGCTGCGTGTTATATGCCATGATGTTTGGGGAAGGCCCTTATGACATGGTGTTCCAGAAAGGTGACAGTGTGGCCCTTGCTGTGCAGAACCAACTGAACATCCCGCAGAGCCCCAG gcATTCTGCAGCAATGCGGCAGCTGCTGGCTTCAATGATGACTGTGGACCCGCAGCAGCGCCCTCACATTCCTCTCCTCCTAAGTCAGTTGGAGGCACTGCAACCCTCAGCTCCGGGCCAGCACACTACCCAAATCTGA
- the TUBA4A gene encoding tubulin alpha-4A chain, giving the protein MRECISVHVGQAGVQMGNACWELYCLEHGIQPDGQMPSDKTIGGGDDSFTTFFCETGAGKHVPRAVFVDLEPTVIDEIRNGPYRQLFHPEQLITGKEDAANNYARGHYTIGKEIIDPVLDRIRKLSDQCTGLQGFLVFHSFGGGTGSGFTSLLMERLSVDYGKKSKLEFSIYPAPQVSTAVVEPYNSILTTHTTLEHSDCAFMVDNEAIYDICRRNLDIERPTYTNLNRLISQIVSSITASLRFDGALNVDLTEFQTNLVPYPRIHFPLATYAPVISAEKAYHEQLSVAEITNACFEPTNQMVKCDPRHGKYMACCLLYRGDVVPKDVNAAIAAIKTKRSIQFVDWCPTGFKVGINYQPPTVVPGGDLAKVQRAVCMLSNTTAIAEAWARLDHKFDLMYAKRAFVHWYVGEGMEEGEFSEAREDMAALEKDYEEVGIDSYEDEDEGEE; this is encoded by the exons ATG CGTGAATGCATCTCAGTCCATGTGGGGCAGGCAGGTGTCCAGATGGGCAATGCCTGCTGGGAGCTCTACTGTCTGGAACATGGGATTCAGCCTGATGGGCAGATGCCCAGTGACAAGACCATTGGAGGAGGGGACGACTCCTTCACCACCTTCTTCTGTGAAACCGGTGCCGGAAAGCATGTGCCCAGGGCAGTGTTTGTGGATTTGGAGCCCACTGTAATTG ATGAGATCCGAAATGGCCCATACCGGCAGCTCTTCCACCCAGAGCAGCTCATCACTGGAAAAGAGGATGCCGCTAACAACTATGCCCGTGGTCACTATACTATTGGCAAGGAGATCATTGACCCCGTGCTGGACCGGATCCGCAAGCTG tCTGACCAGTGCACAGGTCTTCAGGGCTTCCTGGTGTTTCACAGCTTTGGAGGGGGCACTGGCTCTGGCTTCACCTCCCTCCTCATGGAGCGGCTCTCTGTCGACTATGGCAAGAAATCCAAGCTGGAGTTCTCTATCTACCCAGCTCCCCAGGTGTCCACGGCTGTGGTCGAGCCCTACAACTCCATCCTGACCACCCACACCACCCTGGAGCACTCAGACTGTGCCTTCATGGTGGACAATGAAGCCATCTATGACATCTGCCGTCGCAACCTGGACATCGAGCGCCCCACCTACACCAACCTCAACCGCCTCATCAGCCAAATTGTCTCCTCCATCACAGCTTCCCTGCGCTTTGACGGGGCCCTCAACGTGGACCTGACAGAGTTCCAGACCAACCTGGTGCCCTACCCTCGCATCCACTTCCCCCTGGCCACCTATGCGCCAGTCATCTCTGCAGAGAAGGCCTACCACGAGCAGCTGTCAGTGGCAGAGATCACCAATGCCTGCTTCGAGCCTACCAACCAGATGGTGAAGTGTGATCCCCGTCATGGCAAGTACATGGCCTGCTGCCTGCTGTACCGTGGAGACGTGGTACCCAAAGATGTCAATGCCGCCATCGCTGCCATCAAGACCAAGCGCAGTATTCAGTTCGTGGACTGGTGCCCCACGGGCTTCAAGGTTGGTATCAACTACCAGCCACCCACTGTGGTGCCCGGGGGTGACCTGGCCAAGGTGCAGCGTGCCGTGTGCATGCTGAGCAACACAACTGCCATCGCCGAGGCCTGGGCCCGCCTGGACCACAAGTTCGACCTGATGTATGCCAAGAGGGCGTTTGTGCACTGGTACGTGGGTGAGGGCATGGAGGAGGGTGAGTTCTCCGAGGCCCGGGAGGATATGGCTGCTCTGGAGAAGGATTACGAGGAGGTGGGCATCGACTCCTATGAGGACGAGGATGAGGGAGAAGAATAG
- the LOC103557443 gene encoding tubulin alpha-1D chain, producing the protein MRECISVHVGQAGVQIGNACWELYCLEHGIQPDGQMPSDKTIGGGDDSFNTFFSETGAGKHVPRAVFVDLEPTVIDEVRTGTYRQLFHPEQLITGKEDAANNYARGHYTIGKELIDLVLDRIRKLADQCTGLQGFLIFHSFGGGTGSGFTSLLMERLSVDYGKKSKLEFSIYPAPQISTAVVEPYNSILTTHTTLEHSDCAFMVDNEAIYDICRRNLDIERPTYTNLNRLISQIVSSITASLRFDGALNVDLAEFQTNLVPYPRIHFPLATYAPVISAEKAYHEQLSVAEITNACFEPANQMVKCDPRHGKYMACCLLYRGDVVPKDVNAAIAAIKTKRSIQFVDWCPTGFKVGINYQPPTVVPGGDLAKVQRAVCMLSNTTAIAEAWARLDHKFDLMYAKRAFVHWYVGEGMEEGEFSEAREDMAALEKDYEEVGMDSVEGEGEEEEGDEY; encoded by the exons ATG CGTGAGTGCATCTCAGTCCACGTGGGGCAGGCCGGCGTGCAGATCGGCAATGCCTGCTGGGAGCTCTACTGCTTGGAACATGGGATCCAACCAGATGGGCAGATGCCCAGCGACAAGACCATCGGGGGAGGGGACGACTCTTTCAACACCTTCTTTAGTGAAACTGGGGCTGGAAAACATGTGCCCCGGGCAGTGTTTGTGGATCTGGAGCCCACCGTGATTG ATGAGGTTCGGACAGGCACGTACCGCCAGCTCTTCCATCCAGAGCAGCTCATCACTGGCAAGGAGGATGCAGCCAATAACTATGCCCGAGGCCACTACACTATTGGAAAGGAGCTCATCGACCTAGTGTTGGACCGAATTCGGAAGCTG GCTGACCAGTGCACAGGACTCCAAGGATTCCTCATTTTCCACAGCTTTGGAGGGGGCACTGGCTCTGGCTTCACCTCCCTCCTCATGGAGCGGCTCTCTGTCGACTATGGCAAGAAATCCAAGCTGGAGTTCTCTATCTACCCAGCCCCCCAGATTTCCACAGCCGTGGTCGAGCCCTACAACTCCATCCTGACCACCCACACCACCCTGGAGCACTCAGACTGTGCCTTCATGGTGGACAATGAAGCCATCTATGACATCTGCCGTCGCAACCTGGACATCGAGCGCCCCACCTACACCAACCTCAACCGCCTCATCAGCCAAATTGTCTCCTCCATCACAGCTTCCCTGCGCTTTGACGGGGCCCTCAACGTGGACCTGGCAGAGTTCCAGACCAACCTGGTGCCCTACCCTCGCATCCACTTCCCCCTGGCCACCTATGCGCCAGTCATCTCTGCAGAGAAGGCCTACCACGAGCAGCTGTCAGTGGCAGAGATCACCAATGCCTGCTTCGAGCCTGCCAACCAGATGGTGAAGTGTGATCCCCGTCATGGCAAGTACATGGCCTGCTGCCTGCTGTACCGTGGAGACGTGGTACCCAAAGATGTCAATGCCGCCATCGCTGCCATCAAGACCAAGCGCAGTATTCAGTTCGTGGACTGGTGCCCCACGGGCTTCAAGGTTGGTATCAACTACCAGCCACCCACTGTGGTGCCCGGGGGTGACCTGGCCAAGGTGCAGCGTGCCGTGTGCATGCTGAGCAACACAACTGCCATCGCCGAGGCCTGGGCCCGCCTGGACCACAAGTTCGACCTGATGTATGCCAAGAGGGCGTTTGTGCACTGGTACGTGGGTGAGGGCATGGAGGAGGGTGAGTTCTCCGAGGCCCGGGAGGACATGGCTGCTCTGGAGAAGGATTACGAGGAGGTGGGCATGGATagtgtggagggggagggagaagaagaggagggcGATGAATATTAG